From the genome of Chroicocephalus ridibundus chromosome 1, bChrRid1.1, whole genome shotgun sequence, one region includes:
- the CEP41 gene encoding centrosomal protein of 41 kDa: MSSRRSVGDPEYLTRRIPQNPRYQHIKTRLDTGNSLTKYTEKLEEIKRNYRYKKDELFKRLKVTTFAQLYVIQVASLSDETLEVTNEEIHKLEDGDSVAPDAEVTAGTNGKGSPDGTPSPVLFINNTGAGESYRSTLQSVISGIGELDIEKDTPKKVDAQAKDMPYPDCPFLLLDVRDQDAYDQCHIIGAYSYPIATLSRTMNPYTNSILEYKNAHGKIIILYDNDERLASQAATTMCERGFENLFMLSGGLKVLAQKIPEGLITGSLPVSCQVAGPPGSARKKTSPKVPPTRAENKWRFTAEDLQKIKYYLEEEHIPSDTASHLSRGSSGRNSKVTTARSSATGNVASLTARSFSRSSLQNRPWK; this comes from the exons ATGTCGAGCAGGAGGAGTGTCGGGGACCCGGAG tatttaacCAGGCGCATTCCTCAGAATCCCAGATACCAACATATAAAAACCCGCCTTGATACTG GAAACAGTTTGACAAAATACACTGAGAAGCTGGAAGAGATCAAAAGAA attACAGATATAAAAAGGATGAGCTGTTTAAAAGACTGAAAGTGACTACTTTTGCCCAGTTGTAT GTCATCCAGGTTGCCTCTCTATCTGATGAAACCTTAGAAGTGACAAATGAGGAGATCCACAAGCTGGAAG atGGTGATTCTGTTGCTCCAGATGCTGAAGTCACAGCAGGAACAAATGGGAAAGGAAGCCCCGATGGGACACCTAGTCCGGTCCTGTTCATAAACAACACAGGAGCCGGGGAATCCTATCGGTCCACGCTGCAGAG TGTGATAAGTGGCATTGGTGAACTTGATATAGAAAAGGACACTCCAAAGAAAGTGGACGCTCAGGCTAAAGACATGCCTTATCCCGACTGCCCCTTCCTGCTTTTGGATGTACGAGACCAAGATGCATACGACCAATGTCACATTATTGGAG cttATTCGTACCCTATTGCAACACTGTCTAGAACAATGAACCCATATACAAATAGTATTCTGGAATAT AAAAACGCACATggaaaaatcatcattttgtATGACAATGATGAGAGGTTAGCCAGCCAGGCAGCAACAACTATGTGTGAGAGGGGCTTTGAGAACTTGTTTATGCTATCTGGAG GCCTGAAGGTCCTTGCACAGAAAATCCCAGAAGGACTGATCACCGGCTCGCTCCCCGTGTCCTGCCAGGTGGCAGGTCCCCCTGGATCTGCCCGAAAAAAGACCTCTCCCAAAGTGCCACCCACACGTGCTGAGAATAAATGGAGATTCACTGCAGAGGATCTACAAAAGATAAAGTACTACCTGGAAGAGGAGCACATTCCTTCAGACACTGCCA gccatCTTAGTCGTGGTTCTTCAGGCCGCAATTCCAAGGTGACAACCGCGAGGAGCAGCGCCACTGGCAACGTGGCATCCCTCACTGCCCGCTCGTTCAGCAGGAGCAGCCTCCAGAACAGGCCATGGAAATAA
- the LOC134511109 gene encoding carboxypeptidase A1-like codes for MRALVLLAALVAVAAGTETFIGHQVLRITPTNDEELQKVQELQDLEELQLDFWLAPRGLGQPVDIRVPFPSLQPLKAHLEANGISYSIMIEDVQTLVDDEQMEMLRGRRGLPVSTNTFDYATYHSLDEIYTFMDLLVAENPNLVSKLEIGRSTENRPLYVLKFSKGGTNRPAIWIDTGIHSREWVTQASGVWFAKKIVQDHENNEGVASILDKMDIFLEIVTNPDGFVFTQTQNRMWRKTRSRRSGSVCVGVDPNRNWDAGFGGPGASGNACSETYHGPYANSEPEVKSIVDFVKSHGNIKAFISIHSYSQLLLYPYGYTTTPVPDQKELHEISEKAVAALSSLYGTNYKYGSIITTIYQASGGTIDWTYNQGIKYSFTFELRDTGRYGFLLPAKQIVPTAQETWLALKVIMQYTLDHPY; via the exons ATGAGGGCCCTCgtgctgctggctgccctggTGGCAGTGGCCGCTGGCACCGAGACTTTTATTGG GCACCAGGTGCTGCGCATCACCCCTACCAACgatgaggagctgcagaaggtgcaggagctgcaggacctCGAGGAGCTGCAG CTGGATTTCTGGCTTGCACCCCGCGGCCTGGGGCAGCCGGTCGACATCCGcgtgcccttccccagcctgcagcccctcAAAGCCCACCTGGAGGCCAACGGCATCTCCTACTCCATCATGATTGAGGACGTGCAG ACGCTGGTGGACGATGAGCAGATGGAGATGCTTCGCGGCCGCCGCGGGCTGCCAGTCTCCACCAACACCTTCGACTATGCCACCTACCACAGCCTGGATGAA aTCTACACCTTCATGGACCTGCTGGTGGCCGAAAACCCCAACCTGGTCAGCAAGCTTGAGATCGGTCGGTCGACGGAGAACCGTCCCCTCTACGTGCTCAAG TTCAGCAAAGGGGGGACGAACCGCCCAGCCATCTGGATTGACACCGGCATCCACTCCCGCGAATGGGTGACGCAAGCCAGCGGCGTCTGGTTTGCCAAGAAG ATTGTCCAAGATCATGAGAATAATGAAGGTGTGGCCTCCATCCTGGACAAGATGGACATCTTCCTGGAGATTGTCACCAACCCGGACGGCTTCGTCTTCACCCAAACCCAG AATCGTATGTGGCGCAAGACCAGGTCCAGGCGCTCTGGCTCCGTTTGCGTCGGTGTGGACCCCAACCGCAACTGGGACGCAGGTTTCGGAG GGCCTGGGGCCAGCGGGAACGCCTGCTCTGAGACATACCATGGACCCTATGCCAACTCAGAGCCTGAGGTGAAATCCATCGTGGACTTCGTGAAGAGCCATGGGAACATCAAGGCTTTCATCTCCATCCACAGCtactcccagctcctgctctacCCCTACGGCTACACCACCACCCCAGTGCCTGACCAGAAGGAACTG CATGAGATTTCCGAGAAGGCAGTCgcagctctgtcttctctgtacGGCACCAACTACAAGTACGGCAGCATCATCACCACTATCT ATCAGGCGAGCGGAGGAACCATCGACTGGACGTACAACCAGGGCATTAAGTACTCCTTCACCTTCGAGCTGCGGGACACGGGGCGCTACGGGTTCCTGCTCCCCGCCAAACAGATCGTCCCGACCGCCCAGGAGACGTGGCTGGCGCTGAAGGTCATCATGCAGTACACGTTGGACCATCCCTACTAA